Proteins encoded within one genomic window of Setaria italica strain Yugu1 chromosome IV, Setaria_italica_v2.0, whole genome shotgun sequence:
- the LOC101752990 gene encoding GDSL esterase/lipase At5g55050: MCAGAHRTVAAGARSPATAMYVFGSSILDVGNNNYLPGASVARANRRYNGIDFPSSIPTGRFSNGYNIADYVAKSMGFASSPPAYLSLAPSSGPLVQNAVANGISYASGGAGILDSTNAGNTIRLSKQVQYFGTTKAKMVAALGPNVANALLSRSIFLIGIGNNDMYVFESAERAQNRSAVEQRRETAVLYGNLISNYTATMRELYSMGARKFAIVNIGLLGCVPAVRVLSPTGECWDSLNQLAGGFNEALRPWLAGLARRLPGLAYSLADLFAFTRDTLADPQASGYTEVAGACCGGGRLRGEAQCSPNSTLCANRDQHVFWDRAHFSQRTAFLIAQAFCNGPAKYTNPVNFMQLAGSVSEITEALESSR; this comes from the exons ATGTGTGCAGGTGCTCAtcgcaccgtcgccgccggagctcggtcgccggcgacggcgatgtaCGTGTTCGGGTCCTCCATACTGGATGTCGGCAACAACAACTACCTGCCGGGGGCGTCCGTCGCCAGGGCCAACAGGCGCTACAATGGCATCGACTTCCCAAGCTCCATCCCGACAGGAAGGTTCAGCAACGGCTACAACATCGCCGACTATGTCG CAAAGAGCATGGGATTTGCGAGTAGTCCTCCTGCCTATCTGTCGCTGGCACCGAGCTCCGGCCCTCTGGTCCAGAACGCTGTCGCCAATGGCATCAGCTATGCTTCCGGAGGAGCTGGGATCCTTGACTCCACT AATGCCGGAAACACAATCCGGTTGTCGAAGCAGGTGCAGTACTTCGGCACCACCAAGGCAAAGATGGTTGCCGCATTGGGCCCCAATGTGGCGAATGCCCTGCTCTCCAGGTCAATCTTCCTCATCGGCATCGGCAACAATGACATGTACGTCTTCGAAAGCGCAGAGCGGGCGCAAAATAGGTCAGCTGTGGAGCAAAGGAGGGAAACGGCTGTGCTCTACGGTAACCTCATCTCCAACTACACTGCAACTATGAGG GAGCTGTACTCAATGGGCGCGAGGAAGTTTGCCATAGTCAACATTGGGCTGCTAGGGTGCGTGCCGGCGGTGCGGGTGCTCAGCCCGACGGGCGAGTGCTGGGACAGCCTCAACCAGCTCGCCGGCGGCTTCAACGAAGCCCTCCGGCCATGGCTCGCCGGCCTCGCCCGGAGGCTACCGGGCCTCGCCTACTCCCTCGCCGACCTCTTCGCCTTCACGCGGGACACCTTGGCCGACCCGCAGGCGTCCGGGTACACCGAGGTCGCCGGcgcgtgctgcggcggcgggaggctgcGCGGGGAGGCGCAGTGCTCTCCCAACTCCACGCTCTGCGCCAACCGCGACCAGCATGTCTTCTGGGATCGCGCGCACTTCTCCCAGCGGACAGCGTTTCTCATCGCTCAGGCATTCTGCAACGGGCCGGCCAAGTATACCAATCCCGTCAACTTCATGCAACTGGCCGGATCAGTTAGTGAAATCACGGAAGCATTAGAGTCGAGCAGATGA